Sequence from the Symbiopectobacterium purcellii genome:
GCACCGTACTGTGCGGTCAATGTACAAATGCTGGACGGAAAACTGTGCAATCTGATGCTGCCGACAAACGATCCCGAGCACCTGATGCAGAGCGAATTGCTATTGGTAACCCTCAAAGCCTGGCAGGTTTCCGATGCCGTCAGCGCCTTATTACCGACTATCGCCCCCAACTGTACCATTCTGTTGTTGCACAATGGCATGGGCACCCGCGAAGAGTTGCCGGTATTGACCCAACCGCTGTTACAAGGGGTCACGACTCACGCAGCCCGCCGCGATGCAACGCTGGTGGTACACGTTGCCGGAGGAACCACGCACATTGGTGCCATTACCAGCGGCAACAGCCGTGGCGCGGTTCCTCACAGCGATACGCACTCTGCGCTGGCCGCATTGCTGCACCAGGCACTGCCGGATGTCGCCTGGTACAATAATATTGCCGTGACGTGCTGGCGTAAGCTGGCCGCGAACTGCGTGATCAATCCCTTAACCGTGCTCTATAACTGCAAAAATGGGGCGTTAAGCGCTTATCCCGAGCAAATAGACCTGCTGTGTCAGGAGATCGTGCGTGTCATGGAGCGCGAAGGCCACCCCGATTCACTGGAGCAGGTGAAAGTGTACGTAGATCAACTGATTCAGAATACCGCCGAAAATACCTCCTCCATGCTGCAAGATATCCGAGCC
This genomic interval carries:
- the panE gene encoding 2-dehydropantoate 2-reductase, with the translated sequence MKITVLGCGALGQLWLAALHQQGHDVQGWMRFPAPYCAVNVQMLDGKLCNLMLPTNDPEHLMQSELLLVTLKAWQVSDAVSALLPTIAPNCTILLLHNGMGTREELPVLTQPLLQGVTTHAARRDATLVVHVAGGTTHIGAITSGNSRGAVPHSDTHSALAALLHQALPDVAWYNNIAVTCWRKLAANCVINPLTVLYNCKNGALSAYPEQIDLLCQEIVRVMEREGHPDSLEQVKVYVDQLIQNTAENTSSMLQDIRAQRHTEIDYITGYLLQRARAHGLTLPENSRLFEMIKLKESEYDRIGTPLSGSW